In Streptomyces sp. NBC_01707, a genomic segment contains:
- a CDS encoding alpha/beta fold hydrolase, producing MQTPDSRWRRWTRGRGRWAAALAALVVLAGAGTWTAAADDSAPAVHREDRMMRVDGVSIDTSYFTSGGSERRPAVLIGHGFGGSKDDVRAQAEKLAGAGYAVLTWSARGFGKSGGEISLNAPGREVKDVSGLIDWLARRPEVQLDGKGDPRVGVTGASYGGAVSLLTAGHDKRVDAIAPVITYWNLADALFPDGVFKKLWAGIFITSGGGCDRFEKQLCDMYERVAVSGKPDAAARALLTDRSPAAVGDRIKVPALIVQGQTDSLFPLGQADAMARTISGNGAPVSVDWIAGGHDGGDLESGRVENRIGSWFDRYLKEDKGVDTGPGFRVTRTGGIDSTDGAALQRGASSDHYPGLSSGGRQIALTGTGGRQEITGLGGSSGRGGTQDDANGGAQDGTSAGLRTQTFRNPAGANPPAISAVPGVGGGLAQLSTLGVGLSLDFPGQYARFDSAPLGTSMRITGSPTVRVKVTAGQGDAVLFGKVYDVAPDGRQQVLPAQLVAPYRITPAQQNKTVELTLPAVDHALDAGHRLRLVLSATDLGYASPAEPTTYTVALDGPLTVPTAPAVKTASAGLPWWTWGLPAAAAVIALALLLTARRRTATPAPDPVLADVPLQITGLSKKYARSADRYAVKDLSFRVERGQVLGLLGPNGAGKTTTLRMLMGLIGPDGGEIRVFGHAIRPGAPVLSRVGAFVEGAGFLPHLSGRANLELYWQATGRPAEDSHIEEALEIAGLGDALARAVRTYSQGMRQRLAIAQAMLGMPDLLILDEPTNGLDPPQIREMRDVMIRYAAGGRTVIVSSHLLSEVEQSCTHLVVMDRGRLVQAGPVAEITGSGDTLLISTAAEVAEPLVDKVAALPGIGSAVRTDDGRGLLVRLDGDTSSSLLIAELVRLDVPLTGVGPHRRLEDAFLTLISGGSA from the coding sequence GCACCTGGACCGCGGCGGCCGACGACAGCGCGCCCGCGGTGCACCGCGAGGACCGGATGATGCGGGTGGACGGGGTGTCGATCGACACCTCGTACTTCACGTCCGGGGGTTCGGAACGCCGGCCCGCCGTGCTGATCGGGCACGGTTTCGGCGGCTCCAAGGACGATGTGCGGGCGCAGGCCGAGAAGTTGGCCGGTGCCGGTTACGCCGTCCTGACCTGGTCGGCCCGCGGGTTCGGGAAGTCCGGCGGGGAGATCTCGCTCAACGCACCCGGCCGCGAGGTCAAGGACGTGTCCGGGTTGATCGACTGGCTGGCCCGCAGGCCCGAGGTGCAGCTGGACGGCAAGGGCGACCCGCGCGTCGGCGTCACCGGCGCCTCGTACGGTGGCGCGGTCTCGCTCCTCACCGCCGGGCACGACAAGCGCGTCGACGCCATCGCACCGGTGATCACGTACTGGAACCTCGCCGACGCGCTGTTCCCCGACGGGGTCTTCAAGAAGCTCTGGGCGGGGATCTTCATCACCTCCGGCGGCGGCTGCGACAGGTTCGAGAAGCAGCTGTGCGACATGTACGAACGGGTCGCCGTCTCCGGGAAGCCGGACGCCGCCGCCCGCGCCCTGCTGACCGACCGCTCCCCGGCCGCGGTCGGCGACCGCATCAAGGTGCCCGCGCTCATCGTGCAGGGACAGACCGACTCCCTCTTCCCGCTCGGCCAGGCGGATGCCATGGCACGCACCATCAGCGGGAACGGCGCACCCGTCTCCGTCGACTGGATCGCGGGCGGGCACGACGGCGGGGACCTGGAGAGCGGTCGGGTCGAGAACCGGATCGGGTCTTGGTTCGACCGGTACTTGAAGGAGGACAAGGGAGTCGACACCGGGCCCGGCTTCCGCGTCACCCGTACCGGAGGTATCGACTCCACCGATGGGGCCGCCCTCCAGCGCGGTGCGAGCAGCGACCACTACCCGGGGCTGTCGAGCGGCGGCCGGCAGATCGCGCTCACGGGCACGGGAGGCCGACAGGAGATCACCGGCCTGGGCGGGAGCAGCGGTCGGGGCGGCACACAGGACGACGCGAACGGCGGCGCACAGGACGGCACCTCCGCCGGTCTGCGGACGCAGACCTTCCGGAACCCGGCCGGCGCCAACCCGCCCGCCATCTCCGCCGTCCCGGGCGTCGGCGGCGGACTAGCCCAGCTCTCCACCCTCGGTGTCGGGCTCTCGCTCGACTTCCCCGGCCAGTACGCCCGCTTCGACTCCGCACCCCTCGGCACATCGATGCGCATCACCGGATCACCCACCGTCCGTGTGAAGGTGACGGCCGGGCAGGGTGATGCGGTGCTGTTCGGCAAGGTGTACGACGTGGCGCCGGACGGGCGGCAGCAGGTGCTGCCCGCCCAGCTCGTCGCCCCCTACCGGATCACGCCCGCGCAGCAGAACAAGACCGTCGAGCTGACCCTGCCGGCCGTCGACCACGCCCTCGACGCCGGACACCGGCTCCGTCTGGTCCTGTCCGCCACCGACCTCGGCTACGCCTCGCCGGCTGAGCCGACCACGTACACCGTCGCCCTCGACGGCCCGCTGACCGTCCCCACCGCACCCGCGGTGAAGACCGCGTCGGCCGGACTGCCGTGGTGGACCTGGGGACTTCCTGCCGCGGCCGCCGTCATCGCTCTCGCGCTGCTGCTCACCGCACGCCGCCGCACCGCGACCCCGGCCCCGGACCCGGTGCTCGCCGACGTCCCCCTCCAGATCACCGGCCTGTCCAAGAAGTACGCCAGGTCCGCCGACAGGTACGCGGTCAAGGACCTGTCCTTCCGGGTCGAGAGGGGCCAGGTCCTCGGACTCCTCGGACCGAACGGGGCGGGGAAGACCACCACGCTGCGGATGCTGATGGGGCTCATCGGCCCCGACGGCGGCGAGATCCGCGTCTTCGGGCATGCCATCAGGCCGGGCGCGCCCGTGCTGTCCCGGGTCGGGGCGTTCGTCGAAGGGGCGGGCTTCCTGCCGCATCTGTCCGGGCGGGCCAACCTGGAGTTGTACTGGCAGGCCACCGGACGCCCCGCCGAGGACTCGCACATCGAGGAGGCCCTGGAGATCGCCGGACTCGGCGACGCGCTGGCCCGCGCGGTACGGACGTACTCGCAAGGCATGCGGCAGCGGCTCGCCATCGCCCAGGCCATGCTGGGCATGCCGGACCTCCTCATCCTCGACGAGCCGACCAACGGCCTCGACCCGCCCCAGATCCGCGAGATGCGGGACGTGATGATCCGGTACGCGGCCGGGGGCCGGACAGTCATCGTCTCCAGCCATCTCCTCTCCGAGGTCGAACAGTCCTGCACCCACCTGGTGGTCATGGACCGCGGGCGGCTCGTCCAGGCGGGTCCGGTCGCCGAGATCACCGGCTCCGGCGACACGCTGCTGATCAGCACCGCGGCAGAGGTCGCCGAACCACTGGTGGACAAGGTCGCCGCGCTGCCCGGCATCGGATCCGCGGTCCGTACCGACGACGGGCGCGGGCTGCTCGTACGGCTCGACGGCGACACCTCGTCCTCCTTGCTGATCGCCGAACTCGTCCGGCTCGACGTGCCGTTGACCGGTGTCGGACCGCACCGCCGCCTGGAGGACGCGTTCCTCACCCTGATCTCCGGAGGCTCCGCATGA
- a CDS encoding ABC transporter permease → MSAAVDVTDAAEARGYRARHTLPLRVEAVRQLRRRRTLLMGGVLAALPFILITAFAIGGTPDSRGGGDRLTLMDTATASAANFAATCLFVSAGFLLVVPVALFCGDTVASEASWSSLRYLLAAPVPRARLLWSKLVVALGFSLAAMVLLPLVALAAGAAAYGWGPLQLPTGGALATGDTVPRIALVVAFIFVSQLVTAGLAFWLSTKTDAPLGAVGGAVGLTIVGNVLDAVTALGSWREFLPAHWQFAWADALQPDLEWGGMAKGAAISVTYALILFAFAFRGFSRKDIVS, encoded by the coding sequence ATGAGTGCCGCAGTCGATGTCACCGACGCCGCCGAAGCCCGCGGATACCGGGCGAGGCACACCCTGCCGCTGCGCGTCGAGGCCGTACGGCAGCTGCGCAGGCGCCGCACCCTGCTGATGGGCGGGGTGCTGGCGGCCCTCCCGTTCATCCTGATCACCGCGTTCGCGATCGGCGGCACACCGGACTCCCGGGGTGGCGGCGACCGGCTCACGCTGATGGATACGGCGACCGCGTCCGCTGCGAACTTTGCCGCGACCTGCCTGTTCGTCTCCGCCGGGTTCCTGCTCGTCGTGCCGGTGGCGCTGTTCTGCGGGGACACCGTCGCCTCGGAGGCCAGTTGGTCGTCGCTGCGCTATCTGCTGGCGGCGCCCGTCCCCCGGGCCAGGCTGCTGTGGAGCAAACTCGTCGTGGCACTCGGCTTCAGCCTGGCCGCGATGGTGCTGCTGCCACTCGTCGCTCTGGCCGCGGGAGCCGCCGCGTACGGCTGGGGGCCGCTTCAGCTCCCCACCGGCGGCGCGCTGGCGACCGGCGACACAGTGCCCCGGATCGCGCTCGTCGTCGCGTTCATCTTTGTCTCCCAACTGGTCACCGCGGGGCTGGCGTTCTGGCTGTCGACGAAGACCGACGCCCCGCTGGGCGCGGTCGGCGGCGCGGTCGGGCTGACCATCGTCGGCAATGTGCTCGACGCCGTCACCGCACTCGGTTCCTGGCGCGAATTCCTGCCCGCACACTGGCAGTTCGCCTGGGCGGACGCCCTCCAGCCCGACCTGGAGTGGGGCGGCATGGCAAAGGGCGCGGCGATCTCGGTGACGTACGCCCTGATCCTGTTCGCGTTCGCCTTCCGAGGGTTCAGTCGTAAGGACATCGTGTCCTGA